The stretch of DNA cAAAAACTTACTAGATTAAATACACCTAAAAATATAGTATTATAAAATGAATCTTTATAATTCATACTACAAAGCATATTTGTAATGTGTTCTAAAGGAAAGATAAATATCCTAGAATTATATCTcagtataaatatatgtttattatttttaatcaaTTAaggttttatttatttttttttttattctcctttttgttttttattaaattctatttacttttttttctctattttttttttttttttattgtacatatgttataaaaattattaattctacattttatcattttttttttttttttcatttatgattaataaaatatgttaatcatatattttatcttatttttaaatggatgaaatgataaattttatgtcatatttttgataatgtgaatataatatttttaatttactgtaataaaggaaaaaaaatgaacatttttttttgttatatcctattttttctatacaatatatatttaattataggagtaaatataaaaagaaaatatgcattatttttaaattatacaaTTAGTAtcaataagaataaaaaaaatataaatcgCTTATGTTGctataaaaaaagagtaaAGGCTAAAGAACTGAGAAAATTATCAACTGAAGAACttgaaaaagtatatttcttttttttactaaaattattataaaaattattttaaatttccaacatatatatatatatatgtatataaattttttttttttttctttataaaggAAATAGTAAAGTGCAGATTAGATATTCAAATGTTTCAGCAAAAAGGTTTCCATGatatacataattttaatgTACATTACGAAAAAAATGCTAGGAGAAAATTAGCCCAGTTGTTAACTATTTACTATGAAAGATATTTAGATAACAATATAAgattaaaaacttaatttttttttttttttttttttaaatattttaattcaaaaaaaaaaaaaaaaaaaaaaaatatatatatatatatatatataagcatgtaaataaatttatatttttttattttcattatttgaattagaaataatttgtaataaaaagtttaacCTACACCtgttaatattaaaaaaaataaacattgCAATGttattctatatatatattttatatttcatttttccttgtaaaattttttttttttttcttgtagATATATTTGAATGTTTCATTAATATGTATTATGATAATTTATCTACAtcctttttaaaattatgatattattttttctaatttgccattgtttttttctttttatatatatatatatatatatatatatatatatatatatatatatatatatatatatatatatatatatatatatattattattaaaacagaaataatttttatttatattttaagaatatgaaaatttatatatttgtaaataaatatttttaaaccctttgttaatttaataatttttaatcaagcttaattttattactatGCTTCTACATTAAACACTAATAAATACAATCAACATAGTATtactaaataattatatttattaatatttcttcttttaactATTCatataaacataaatatacttatatatatatatatatatatatttttaatgacaTAATgatatatcat from Plasmodium relictum strain SGS1 genome assembly, chromosome: 11 encodes:
- a CDS encoding apicoplast ribosomal protein L29 precursor, putative, which encodes MNIFFCYILFFLYNIYLIIGVNIKRKYALFLNYTISINKNKKNINRLCCYKKRVKAKELRKLSTEELEKEIVKCRLDIQMFQQKGFHDIHNFNVHYEKNARRKLAQLLTIYYERYLDNNIRLKT